Within the Elusimicrobiota bacterium genome, the region CATGGTAATCCACCTCTTATTCCGTGCCGGAATCTGCGCCATGGTGACTTCCGATTGGGGTCAGAAGGTGGATGCTCCCCGGCCAATTCCGAGGATTACATGTTGCAATGAGAGTATAGGTACAAGGGCTTATACGCGCATGGGCCTAAAGACCTATAGGTCAATAGGCCCAAAGACCTATAACAAAAAAGGCGCGGAAGGGGGCGGAACCGCCAGAACGACAGGTTATTTATTTAGCCGGGTGCAGGATAAATAAAGGAAGCTCTGAAGAAGTGAACAGCCGCAGCGGCGGGCCCCAGGTTCCGGCCCCTGAAGTCACATATATGGTGAAATCTCCCAGCCTGTAGAGGCCGTAAAAATATTTAAAGAGCGGCCTCTCCAACAGCCCGAACTGGAATAGCTGCCCCGCGTGAGTGTGTCCGCTGAGTATCAGGCCGGAGCCGGCTTTCATAACGGGGTCAAATCCCTCCGGCCGGTGCGAAAGAAAAACAACCGGTTTGGCAGTATCCAGCTCTGCGACAAGGGCGGCCAAGGGGCGCGCCGGCAAAGCGCCCCTGCGCGGATAATCCGTCCCCGCCACCTGCAGGCCGGCGGCAGGCTCATATTTTTCAGAGCGCAAAAGCTTCACCCCGCAGCCGGGATAGAAAGTATCGGCGGTTTCAGTGCCGGAAAAAAAATCGTGGTTGCCAAGCACGGCGGCCATTCCATATTTAGAGTGTATGGACCGGATAATGGAACTGACGGCCAGGCTGTCAGCGTTGCCCCGCTCGGTAAGGTCACCGGTGAAAACAACCAGGTCCGGTTCCAGCGCATTTATCCTTGCGGCTATTTTGCGAAAGCGCTCCGTGGTGATAATGCGCCCCAGATGCAGGTCGGATATCTGCACCACCTTAAAACCGTCAAGCCCCGGGGGGAGGTTCCTGAGCGTTATATCCAGCGTGACAACCTTAGGGATCGCGGCCCCCTGCCACAGCGCAAGCAGGATAAGCCCCGCAGCAAGCGTTAGCGAAACAA harbors:
- a CDS encoding metallophosphoesterase, giving the protein MKPYNFHFFGPVLISIYLAFHFYFALWLGRYFILTPKQSRVFKPGLCLLALALPAAEYCEKLGRGSLSDAVIWAGFFWLGAMTILVTVLVFCDLFYLLLRIVRAARPHKRTLGIVSLTLAAGLILLALWQGAAIPKVVTLDITLRNLPPGLDGFKVVQISDLHLGRIITTERFRKIAARINALEPDLVVFTGDLTERGNADSLAVSSIIRSIHSKYGMAAVLGNHDFFSGTETADTFYPGCGVKLLRSEKYEPAAGLQVAGTDYPRRGALPARPLAALVAELDTAKPVVFLSHRPEGFDPVMKAGSGLILSGHTHAGQLFQFGLLERPLFKYFYGLYRLGDFTIYVTSGAGTWGPPLRLFTSSELPLFILHPAK